The region GCGGAAAGTCCACCCTGCTCAAGCACCTGAACGGCATCCTGCGGCCCAAGAAGGGCAACGTGGTCCTCCTCGGCCGGGACATCGCCGATCTCACCACCGCCAGCCTGGCCAAGGACCTCGGCTACCTGGGCCAGAACCCCAACGTCTATCTCTTCGCGGAGACGCTGGAGAAGGAGCTGGAGTTCACGCTCAAGAACCTGAAGGTCGCCGAGAAGGAGTGGCCGGAGAGAAAGGATTGGGTGCTCAAGGTCCTCGACCTGGAGCGCTTCCGGCATACCTTCCCCCGCGAGCTCAGCTGCGGGGAGCGGGAGCGGGCGGCGCTGGCCTCGATCATCGTGGGCAGGCCCAAGATCCTGGTCCTGGATGAGCCGACCCGGGGGCTGGACTATCACAACAAGCTGAAGCTCGCCTCCATCCTCGAAATCCTCAAGGAGCAGGGGATGACCACCATACTGGTCACGCACGACTACCGTTTCGTGGCCGAGCACGCCACCAGGGTGATGTCGCTGTGCGGCGGCCGCCTGGCCGACGTGCCGATCGAGCAGGTGATCACCCTAGCCAAAGAGGTGGGAGGCATGGCTACATGAAGATCAAGTTCAGTTTCATCATGATCATCGCCTCGCTGGCCATGGCCTCATTCCTGATCTACATGGCCATCTTCCAGAACGCCCTGCTCGGCCAGTACGCAGCGATCCTCTCGTTCGTACTGATGCTCATGATCATCGGCGTCATCTTCGCCAAGTTCGAGGAATCGGAGATCAGCTCCAAGGAAGTGGCGCTCATCGGCATCCTGGGAGCGATCACCGCCGCCTCCCGCATCCCCTTCGCTGCCCTGCCCAACATCAAGCCGTGCACCTTCCTCATCATCGTCACCGGCCTGGTCTTCGGGGCGCTGGCAGGGGCCATGGTGGGCTCCATGACCGCGGCGGTCTCCAACATCTTCTTCGGACAAGGGCCGTGGACCGTCTGGGAGATGGTGGCCTGGAGCATGGTGGGCATCGTGGCCGGCTACCTCGGGCAGCGCATGAAGAGCATCAGCGTCAAGGACATCGTCCTGCTCGGCATCATCCTGGGCATGGCGTACAACACCCTCATGGACTTCAGCAGCTGGGTCACCTTCTATCGGGCGGACCCCAACCTGTTCGTTCCCACCTTCGTGGTGGGGCTGCCGTTCGGAGCCCTGCACA is a window of Methanomassiliicoccales archaeon DNA encoding:
- a CDS encoding ABC transporter ATP-binding protein, whose amino-acid sequence is GKSTLLKHLNGILRPKKGNVVLLGRDIADLTTASLAKDLGYLGQNPNVYLFAETLEKELEFTLKNLKVAEKEWPERKDWVLKVLDLERFRHTFPRELSCGERERAALASIIVGRPKILVLDEPTRGLDYHNKLKLASILEILKEQGMTTILVTHDYRFVAEHATRVMSLCGGRLADVPIEQVITLAKEVGGMAT
- a CDS encoding ECF transporter S component: MKIKFSFIMIIASLAMASFLIYMAIFQNALLGQYAAILSFVLMLMIIGVIFAKFEESEISSKEVALIGILGAITAASRIPFAALPNIKPCTFLIIVTGLVFGALAGAMVGSMTAAVSNIFFGQGPWTVWEMVAWSMVGIVAGYLGQRMKSISVKDIVLLGIILGMAYNTLMDFSSWVTFYRADPNLFVPTFVVGLPFGALHITGNVIFALLLGKPVLTMFQRFKRRTKVSYDAPGQNLKEGAL